The following proteins come from a genomic window of Nicotiana tomentosiformis chromosome 12, ASM39032v3, whole genome shotgun sequence:
- the LOC104101077 gene encoding stemmadenine O-acetyltransferase-like, translating to MSSITIVSLSRKKTPNKSFASLGYTLQERMKVDIEIISKMTIKPSSPTPDDLHHYQLSYLDQIAPNILMPLVFFYAADNNLTNTQRSNQLKKSLSHVLTRFYPLSGRLEANSHVNCNDEGIPYIEAIAKCSLSDFLLDPVPKELNKFIPCKLHDVKDFFLLVQANFFECGGMAIGIAISHKLADAMSTFMFINCWGAIARGNTNVPSPRFNSSILFPQRDTSELKSSITIGKDTIVTKRFVFSASKVSALKDKYTENTRPPSRIEALSTFLWTRLMASIHRKRDENKNYGIVHTLNLRTRSNPPLPESLFGNVMQVVVTIPSLDHNISDEEQGFELVKQVREGIHNANSEFVSGLQKINDDKHLSFIKEKANEQRKGGLVLFNFTSLCRFPLYEADFGWGQPIWVGSASLVLKNVIGFLDTKSGNGIEAWVNLKEEDMARFEADKELLSWCSD from the coding sequence ATGTCCTCAATAACCATTGTCAGTTTATCAAGAAAAAAGACTCCTAATAAGAGCTTTGCCTCTTTAGGTTACACTTTACAAGAAAGAATGAAGGTTGATATAGAAATTATCTCCAAAATGACAATCAAACCATCTTCACCAACCCCAGATGACCTTCACCATTACCAGCTCTCATATCTTGATCAAATTGCTCCAAATATTTTGATGCCCCTAGTTTTTTTCTATGCAGCAGACAATAACCTCACAAACACACAGAGATCAAATCAGCTCAAGAAATCTTTATCACATGTGTTAACCAGATTCTACCCTCTTAGCGGCCGTCTAGAGGCCAATTCTCATGTCAATTGCAACGACGAGGGCATTCCATATATAGAAGCCATAGCCAAATGCAGTCTCTCAGATTTCCTTCTTGATCCAGTTCCTAAAGAACTCAACAAGTTCATCCCTTGTAAGTTACATGATGTTAAAGATTTCTTCTTACTAGTCCAAGCAAACTTTTTTGAGTGTGGAGGAATGGCTATTGGTATAGCCATTTCTCATAAGTTAGCTGATGCAATGTCAACTTTCATGTTTATCAATTGTTGGGGAGCTATTGCAAGAGGGAATACCAATGTTCCTAGTCCAAGATTTAATTCTTCCATACTATTTCCACAAAGAGATACATCAGAGTTAAAATCAAGCATCACAATCGGGAAGGATACCATTGTGACTAAAAGGTTTGTATTCTCTGCCTCTAAAGTATCAGCACTTAAAGATAAGTATACTGAAAATACGAGACCTCCCTCGAGGATTGAAGCTTTATCAACTTTCTTATGGACTCGTTTGATGGCAAGTATTCATCGCAAAAGAGATGAAAACAAGAATTATGGCATAGTCCATACACTGAACTTACGTACCAGAAGTAATCCTCCGTTGCCTGAATCTTTATTCGGGAATGTAATGCAAGTAGTCGTTACAATACCATCTCTGGATCATAATATTAGTGATGAGGAACAAGGTTTTGAGCTAGTGAAACAAGTGAGAGAAGGTATACACAACGCAAATAGTGAATTTGTCTCAGGTCTCCAGAAGATTAATGATGACAAGCACTTGAGTTTTATCAAAGAGAAAGCAAATGAGCAGAGGAAAGGTGGCCTAGTATTGTTCAACTTTACTAGTTTGTGCAGATTTCCTCTATATGAAGCTGATTTTGGCTGGGGACAACCGATATGGGTAGGATCAGCTAGCCTTGTTCTCAAGAATGTTATTGGTTTTCTAGACACAAAATCAGGTAATGGTATAGAAGCCTGGGTAAATCTCAAAGAAGAAGACATGGCCAGATTTGAAGCTGATAAGGAATTGCTTTCTTGGTGTAGTGACTGA